GTTGAACTAATTAATGACAACAAAGCTGATATAGTTACTACATTAGTCCATAAATTTGATATTGCATCTAGTAAGCAAAATCCCATATTGTCAAAGGATATATTCGTTTTAGTAGATGAATCTCATAGAACTCAATACGGAGAGCTTCATATCAAGATGAAACAGGTATTTCCCAATGCTTGTTATCTAGCTTTTACAGGCACTCCTCTTATGAAAGACGAACGGAAAAATACTATGATTAAATTTGGTGAACTTATCCATACTTATACCATATCTGATGCAGTTAGAGATAAAACTATAGTTCCACTTTTGTATGAAGGACGAATGGTAGATCAAACAGTGAATAGAAAGGCTATAGATAATAGATTGGAAATGATAACAAGGGATTTAAATGATAAACAAAAAGAAGAGGTTATGACGAAATGGAGCCAATTTGAAAAAATAGCATCTTCAGACCAGAGAATTGGACTAATAGCTTTTGATATAAATGAACATTTTGTAAAAAATTACAAGACTAAAGGTTCAGGGTTTAAAGCAATGCTTGCAACCAATAGTAGGGTGGAAGCCATAAGGTATTTAAAATACTTTGAAGAATGGGGAGATTTGAATGCAGCTGTTATAATATCTCCACCAGATCAAAGAGAAGGTCATGATACAGTAGATGAAGAATCTAAAGATTTAGTAAAGAGATTTTGGGATAAGATGATGGATAAATATGGTAATGAGGAAAATTATGAAGAAATTATTAAAGATGAATTTGTCAATGGAGATGATTTAGATTTATTAATTGTAGTGGATAAATTATTGACTGGTTTTGATGCTCCAAGGGCTACAGTTATGTATATAGATAAATCCATGAAAGAACATACATTATTACAAGCCATAGCAAGAGTAAATAGACTTTATGAAGGGAAAGATTATGGAATTATTATAGATTATAGAGGTCTTATTGACAAATTAGATGAAGCTATGGAGATGTACTCGGGTGCAGGATTAGAGAATTTTGATCCTAAGGATTTAAAAGGAGCTTTATATGATATAAAAAGTATTATAGGTTTGTTGAGACAATATCATACCGATTTGGTAAATATATTTATTCCAGTTAAAAACAAGGGTGCCATGGAAGAATATGAAGTGTTGTTGGAGAATGATAAGCTAAGAGAGGAATTTTATGAAACTTTTAGTAAATTTGGAAGACATTTAAAAATAGCATTAGAATCTGAAGAAGTGTATAACGCATTAAGCCAACATGAGATAAATAAATATAAAAGAGATTTTAAATTTTGTCAAGAGCTAAGAAAAAATGTGAGAATTAGGTATTCGGACACTATAGATCATAAGGAATATGAGGCTAAAATGCAAAAACTTGTAGATAATTATATTGCTGCTGAAGAAATAATACAGATTACCAATCCAGTAGATATTCTTGATAAAAAAGGATTTGAAAAAGAACTTAATAGATTAGGTTCACCTGGAGCAAAGGCTGATGCAATAAGGACTAGGATGACTAAAAGTATAAATATAAAATGGGATGAAAATCCATTATATTATAAGAAGTTTTCAGAAAGAATAGAAGAGGTTTTAAAAGCTTATAAGGAAAAGCGGATTAGTGAAAAAGAATACTTTGAAAGAATGAATGATCTAAAAAGAGATTATCAAGAAGGCTATTCTCCTATTGAATATCCTGAGATTATTAAAGATAAACCTGATGCTCAAGCTTTTTATGGAGCAACTATTGATGTAATTAAAGAGTCTGATGAAGATTATAATGTAGAGGATAATATAGAAGATATTAGTGAAGAATTAATAGCAGAGCTTTCCCTTAAAATTGAAGATATTGTAAGAAATAATATTAAAGTAGATTGGCATAATAATGTGGAAGTTCATAAGAAAATAGAACAGGAAATAGATGAGTTATTATTTGATTTTAAGATGACTCATAATATAAGTTTGGGCGTTGAGCAATTTGATAAAATAATAAATAAAATAAAAGATGTAGCATTAAAAAGGTACTAAGGGTGATTAAATGACAAAACATATAATTAATTATGGTGATAATAAAATTAAATTTGAATTAGAAAGAAAAAATGTTAAAAATATAAATTTAAATGTTAGACCAGATACGAGTGTTAAAGTATCAGCAAGTAAAGATGTGCCTTTAGAAGTTATAAATGATTTTGTAAAACAAAAGGGTTCATGGATAATCAAAAGTATCAACTATTTTGAAAAGTTTCAATCGGTAAAAAGTGACAAAGAGTATGTAAGTGGTGAATCTTTCAAATACTTAGGAAGGCAATATCGGTTAAAGGTTAGGGAATCAAAAGAAGAGACGGTAAAATATTTTAGAGGTTTTATATATATGTATGTAAAGGATAAAAGTGATATTCAAAGAAAAGAAAAACTATATAATGATTGGCTGAATGAAAAAGCTTATATACATTTTAATGAATCTCTAGACAATATGTATAAATTAGTTTACAACTATGATATACCTAAACCCAAGCTTAAAATTAGAGACATGAAAGCTAGGTGGGGTTCATGTCATAATAAAGATAAAACAATACTTTTAAATTTAGAGTTAATAAAAGCCCCTAAATATTGCATAGATTATGTAGTACTTCATGAACTTATACATTTTAAATATAGAAACCATGATAAAAAATTTTATACATTTTTGACCTTACTAATGCCTGATTGGAAAAGGCGTAAGGAAATATTAGATGAAGAAGTAATTAAGGACTTATAAAGCTGCCATTGAAATTAATCATGGCAGCTTTATTTGTTTCTATTTTAATAATTTAACTATAGTTTCATATACTAGTTTTGGTGCTACATTGAAAGAATAATCTTTTTCCAGTCTTTCTGTAAATTTATGGGCATCCTTCCCAAAGGGACCTATATTTACTACTGGTAGATT
This portion of the Keratinibaculum paraultunense genome encodes:
- a CDS encoding M48 family metallopeptidase; protein product: MTKHIINYGDNKIKFELERKNVKNINLNVRPDTSVKVSASKDVPLEVINDFVKQKGSWIIKSINYFEKFQSVKSDKEYVSGESFKYLGRQYRLKVRESKEETVKYFRGFIYMYVKDKSDIQRKEKLYNDWLNEKAYIHFNESLDNMYKLVYNYDIPKPKLKIRDMKARWGSCHNKDKTILLNLELIKAPKYCIDYVVLHELIHFKYRNHDKKFYTFLTLLMPDWKRRKEILDEEVIKDL
- a CDS encoding type I restriction endonuclease subunit R; protein product: MTKGYLYDEENISQKPAIEVLKNLGYIYIPPEDAEKMRGSLYNVLLTDILKKKLIELNQYEYKGKIYKFSEKNINQAIKDLDEPLTDGLVRTNEKIYDTLMLGRSYEENLPDGSRKSFSLRYIDWNNVYNNVFHVVEEFTVEREDGKGNIRPDIVLFVNGIPFGVIECKRASIDIRQGIQQMIRNQKKDYAPHLFKYSQILMVTNKNETKYATCFTPRKFWSVWKEEYEDWLQYYLSRTVFNRLPTNQDKNIISLFHPERLLEITRYFILFDKNVKKIARYQQFFAVKEITKTIEKRDENGNRKSGVIWHTQGSGKSLTMVMFSKYVLSELKDYDPKVIVVTDRVNLDKQIYQTFNHTRLKANRATSGKHLVELINDNKADIVTTLVHKFDIASSKQNPILSKDIFVLVDESHRTQYGELHIKMKQVFPNACYLAFTGTPLMKDERKNTMIKFGELIHTYTISDAVRDKTIVPLLYEGRMVDQTVNRKAIDNRLEMITRDLNDKQKEEVMTKWSQFEKIASSDQRIGLIAFDINEHFVKNYKTKGSGFKAMLATNSRVEAIRYLKYFEEWGDLNAAVIISPPDQREGHDTVDEESKDLVKRFWDKMMDKYGNEENYEEIIKDEFVNGDDLDLLIVVDKLLTGFDAPRATVMYIDKSMKEHTLLQAIARVNRLYEGKDYGIIIDYRGLIDKLDEAMEMYSGAGLENFDPKDLKGALYDIKSIIGLLRQYHTDLVNIFIPVKNKGAMEEYEVLLENDKLREEFYETFSKFGRHLKIALESEEVYNALSQHEINKYKRDFKFCQELRKNVRIRYSDTIDHKEYEAKMQKLVDNYIAAEEIIQITNPVDILDKKGFEKELNRLGSPGAKADAIRTRMTKSINIKWDENPLYYKKFSERIEEVLKAYKEKRISEKEYFERMNDLKRDYQEGYSPIEYPEIIKDKPDAQAFYGATIDVIKESDEDYNVEDNIEDISEELIAELSLKIEDIVRNNIKVDWHNNVEVHKKIEQEIDELLFDFKMTHNISLGVEQFDKIINKIKDVALKRY